The sequence below is a genomic window from Lycium ferocissimum isolate CSIRO_LF1 chromosome 9, AGI_CSIRO_Lferr_CH_V1, whole genome shotgun sequence.
ttatttttattagtgcatttcatcttttttttttttatagcatttttattaaatttgattTACAGTAACAATTCTCAAAATAAGTTTCTGTCATTTATTAGGGGAAGTGATATAAAGTAAAATTCATTAGTATTTGTCGGTCAAGAGAAGAAGTGAAATAATGATGAATTGGAAAATCAGGCAAATTAGGTgggcgtgggggtggggggaggggaggGGGATTAAATGATGTTATTTGTTGAGAAATtggtaaaaattaaaataaaaaaaaaaaataggggaaTGAGTTATTGCTCATAGTTCCCTCAAGATATTTGCCTTAGTACTTTTAACGAGTAACTTTCCAAAATATAAGATTTATTAgcatttcaaataaaaaatactttaaGTTATATCATAATGAAAAAATTATACTATGAATAAGACCGTATATCAGAAGATTTAATAAATAGAACCAAAGTTAAAAATATCTGATATAAATAAATTCAAGTACgatattaaaaaattgaaaatataagtTAATTTCTCATGTAGGTAACTCTAAAACATAGCATTCATAAGgtcttttgttttcaaaatcacaTTTAGAGTGAGTTACTAACTATAGTCGTGTCAACTAAACCTTTTTGTTtgtaatgatatgatattttataTGACGTAGATCAATAATTAATCATGATTGTATGATGAGCAAGGTTAATCATAACAAGATTTTTTGTTCAATTAATATAAtctaatgtgtgtgtgtgtgtgtgttttttttttttttgaataagtaaaattgtaattaaatatttcacaaatttatttaaatatgtcaatgatatattgtaataattttttattattatatcagACATATAAGATGATAATTTTCTATGATTAGTTTCATTTAATACCCGATGCGCGGGCACGaatactagtatatatatatataaaaagagggTAGTCTaacttaatattaagccaagttGGGAAATATGAGCAAGCAATTTGGCAAAAaattctatttgtgttaattataaaagaagttattaattgtagttcaaaatattacctaatttattaataataataataatctacacacacacacacacacacacacatatatatataaggagggtagtttagcttaatattaagccaagtggcgtaatatgaacaagccatttggcaacaaattctatttgcattaatcataaaagaagttattaattgtagttcaaaatattacctaatttaattatatatatatatatatatatatatatatataattattaaattaggtaatattttgagctacaattaataacttctttatGATTAATGCAAAGAGAATTTAAGCCAAGTGACATAAAATGAACGAGTCATTTGGCAAAAAATTCTATTTGCGttaattataaaagaagttattaattgtagttcaaaatattacctaatttaataataataataataatgaactcacctaatatactcatacgatattatcaacatatagtagtagtagttaatatatatatatatatatatatatatatatatatatatatatatatatatatatatatatatatatatatatatatatatatataggagggtAGTCTAGCTcaatattaagccaagtgacataatatgaacaagccatttggcaacaaattctatttgcattaattataaaagaagtCATTAATTGTAGtttaaaatattacctaataataataataataataataataataataataataataataataataataataataataataataatatctatattataataaaaggaaggtagtctagcttaatattaagccaagtggcataTGCTTGAGaataagccacttggcaacaaattctatttgttttaatttaaaaaaattattaattacgTTCAAATATTACCATATAAagaataatctatatataatttaaaaatattctctTATAATATTATTCCTTATATGGACATTAGAATATTTACAATTCAAATATTACCATATAAGAAGTAatattatatgaaaaaaaatacttatactattataaggaaattagaatatttGTAATGCAAATATTATCATACAAGGAATATTAGGATATTATCTACacatgataataataataataataataataataataataataataataataatctatatAATAATctgtttaataataataatctatatAATAATCtgtacaataataataataataataataataataataataataataataataataataataataatctatatAATAATctgtttaataataataataataataataataataatcttaaTCTATGTTATATTAAAAGGAGGGTAGTCTAGCTTGATAAGaagttttcaattttaattgaaagatttaaaaaaaaaaaaaatcatatttggaCTGTATTGTAAGATAGTTaccttttttaaacaaatcaaatGAATATCCTAACCTGAAATTAAGCCGATAGTAAATTCAATTTCGAAAAATATGGAACACATCAAAGTCATTTTGGGATATCAATTCATCAcgtcaacatttttttttttttttgttctaagAAGAAGTGTTTTGTTCTTAGAATCAAATCAACAattgttaataataataataataataataataataataataataataataataataataataataataataataataataatctatcTTCCATATTAAAAACTTTATTCTTATATGGAAATTAAAAGATTTGCAATTCAAGTATTACTATTTAAGTACTCATAATATTATATGACAGAATATTCACGATTAATtcaaattgagaaaatcaaggAAGAATAACATAAGGTTAGAAGGTGAACAATTATTGCCTTTTAGGTGGGGATTTTGaatctcttaaaaaaaaatcactatttcCCTTAAATGGTTTGCTTCAAATAGGAGTCTTCTACATATGAATCTCCCAGCAACTCTTATATAATGGTTTGAGTCAAGTACTCATGaaccaagaaaaaagaaaaacaaaatcttCTGTCTATTAAACGTATTGGCTTCATATAATTtcttgattattgatgtttttgGTACTTAATAATCAACGTATTGTTGAGAATGATCAAATTTTCAATTCACTTACTTACATCTTCCTTTGTCTTCCTTTTTGCAGGTTATAGCAAAGTTTATATCATAAATCTGATGAAAAGATACTTGAATGTATCAAGAAGTTCAAGAAGTCAATAATAAGGTAGTATCTCTGTCCCTCATCATTAAGAATGCTACATGATGCTAGCAATATActcctttgtcccaatttataagGGGGTCGATATTTTTGAGGAGTCAAATATCTCTTTCTTTGACGacgattttctccaacttttttcATATACTGTGAGTTATTAATTATGCAAATTTATAGTagttcaaatatgtaaattttattataaaatattcaaaaaatcaaCGTTTAAAATTGTAGTCAAAGAAATTGTTATTTGACTCTCAAATTTCTGTATGGCATATCCTATTATTGTCTTCCACGATTACATTGTCAGGTGAAATTATATACATTAATCTAATGGGtagtaataaaattattttttatcattgAATTGGCAGGGTATCTTCTAGTGGTGCATCATTTTAAATGATGTACTTCACATTAAATTTGTTATATTCTGCTAAACTACAAGTGATAcatgattttaaaaattttagatGTTGAAACTCTGTTCATGATCATATAGTTGGATTGTGCAGAAACTTATAAAAAAACATAACAATATACAATACATATGTaatactaatatatatcctAAATATGAAGTATATAGAATGTATTTGATATGTAAGGATAATTTTTTCAGAACTATAAACAATAAATTTGCTTCAACATATTATAATTATACAATGGTGCAATCTCAGAGTATAACCTATTAAGAATATACTAATTAAcagaaattatgattaatttattaGTAAAAGAAGACTAAATTAATAATAAAGTGAATCATATATATTTGACAATAACTGATTAGTCCCTCCACGTAGTAGGATATTAATGTTAAAACAATATCTCACATTTAAAGGGAGTATTTGTAAGGCTTTAACATTAAAAAGTTTATAATACTAGCTCAACGGTTTAAAAACCATCAAAATCTCTCAAAGAATAAATTTGTATTAAGGTTACGCCAAATGACAAACTATTACAAAGTCACTTCGAAATTTTGGGACAATATTTATAGTatcattaataaaaaaataattcaatgaagggtttgaattttttatcgaaattttgtgacaatatttataatatcattaataaaagTAATTCAATGAAGATAaggttttaattttaaaaaaaaaatcaaattgagAAATAATTTCTTTGTAAAACTGAAAGATATTTTGCTTGTGTTTCTATACTTTATTATAGGATTTGGTCCTGAATTACAGATTGATTCTATGTTAAAAGGTAAACTTTGTTACACTaatcatttttaattttaataaaattaattgaTCAATCAACATAgtaaaagttgaaaaatataattaataccaTAAGCTTATAGAAAATATCAAGATTACATTGTATCAGTAAAATAGGTCTAAGAAGTTTAAATCAATAAAAGATATTTACAACAATATATTGATGCTCTTAAACATAAATAGAGAATCTGGACCTCCAAGCAGGTAAATAGTTTAGTTTGAAGACTCAGTAGTGATAACTTTacatatttgatattttataatatataaaatttaacacgATTAGTCCTTTTAAAAGTGatcgcgcatcgcgcgggtacgaatactagtatatatataaactaggagaggtacaagcaatatggttaagccaagtggctAACTAATTCACTGAATGAGAATCATAGAAAGTAAGATCATACACGATATATATGTGAGGAAGTATTGTTTATTGCATTGTAAAAGATGCACAAGAACACAATACACGGAGAATAGCgtacccaaaaagaaaaaatgagaagACATATATAGGATATCAATTAGCAGAAGAATAGATATCAATTAGCATAGCAATGAATTGGGTAATTAGTAGTGATAAGTGTCAACAAAAATCGGTTTTAGGCCAATGTATCAGTAAATAAATGTGCTACGCGGGATGAATCAAAGGTTAATTGAAATTCATTGCAAAGTGTACGTGGTATCAGTAAATACGGATTTTATGTGGGTTGGATCAAAGGTTTAATTGAGTTTTATTGCAAAGTGTATGAGGGTTACTTCTTGCGACAGAATATTTAATGTATAAAGTATTTTTTAATCCATTTAAATAGTAAAATATGTTGAAAAATGAAGGGAAACTATtcaaaaaaggagagaaagaaaaatgtgCCTCATCACCTTATCTattcctatatatataaaaaaattttcTTCTAATTGTTAGAGACgtttctaattcttttttctccatAAATAAGGAATTTGAGAGGTTGGAAGTTGGAACAATAATAGCTATTTCATTGTGAATTTAACTCAATAGCTAATTTAGAAAGGTATGCGTAATGTAGTAAGTTGAAAGTAAGCAATAAATTATTCCATGAATAAGAAGAGTAAAGTATTAATTATTGAGCCATTTATTGTTGTTAcaataaaatacataaaaagatgggataaaaaataaaaaatagggaaaaaaactcaaaaaaaaagagaaaaaagataattgtgtttctaggccatagagaggtgtcatATCACCTTATTTATGCCTAgttttatatgatatatagattTTAGAAAAAAAGCTAATAGCCCCCTCCATCACTTTTCTCCTTATCAGCATACTTTTGAAGCGCTTCACCGTACAACCTCCCATATCTAAACTCATCAAATATTTCAACTCCCATGTCTATgtaaaaatcataagacttctTATTCCAAACTGCAACTATTCCCTCCACCGAAACGAACCCATTGTTAGCAGCAATGGACACAACAGTTCCAAACAACAGTCTTCCCATTCCCAACTTACGATAACTCTCCCTGAAGTAAAGATCCTCGAAATGGAACCCAGGTTTATCATAGAAGCACGAATAATTCGCGTAAAAGAAAGCATATCCCGCTATAAAAACATCATGTTTATCGTTGCCGTCATCATATTTGGACCTGAATTCCTCCGCCTCTCCTTCAACGACGGGGAATTTAAGGTCGAACTTTGTAAGGACGGGCTTGAACCCTTGGTCCGTGGTATGCTTGGATTCGGTAAAAGGGGTTGGTGAGACTTCGAGTAGAAGTATGGTTGGCCCGTAGTACAGGGGAAGAGGGTTTTCTTTAAAGAGCAAGTTCCCAAAGGAGGATTCGGTAGCTTTAAAGAGATGAGTGTCGTTATGGTATGCATGGTTTTGGTAAAACAGTTGGTATATATGGTGAAGGTCAGCTTTCGTAGCCAGACGGAGTCTTGTGTAGATCTTTTCCTTGATCGTAACATTGTTTTCCGATGACGAGTCGGTAGTTATTATTTCAGataaagttggttgttgagGAGCAGCAGCCATGGGATATTCTTAAGTTATAGTACTTGAGAGGGTTGAGGTTTCAGATAAAGAAAATAAGGCAAGGAAATGTTGAGAGGGTTGAGGTTTCAGATAAAGAAAATAATGGTTATTTATAGAGGATATTTGATTCCTTTTTCTATTCTTTATTTAGTTGGTGGAGTTGGTAGAGTGTAGAGTATATTTATCGGCAGCGTGGATTAATGCGTCAATCAATTGGTTTTGGGCCCCAATTCTTTTGTAAAAACTAGGTGAGAGAGGCTAATAATATTTGAGCAAACAATCAAAGTTTAGCCATCacttaaaaaattactttttaatatgaaaataaaaatttagacAAAAATATCTCTAGctcaaaaaaattccaagttttGACAATGAAACAATAGAAACAATTAGTAGGAATTTGGTAGCTCAATTGATTGGCTACCGAACTTTCACATTGTTGGTGAGGATTCGAATCACTGCATTGTAATCCCCTCTCCTAttgaataataataaaaaaaaatttaaaaaaaccctagaaacaaTTCATAGAATTCAAACTTTCACGATCTAAACATGAAAATTTGTTGGAGTTTCAGACTTCATGAACGATTCAGAATTCAAGTGTAATAAAACTCTTAAAATTTAAGTGTAATCACCATCTTATCCAATATAAACTTATCTAATTGAAAGAATAATTTAACTattagtggtcgtttggtaggtagtCAAAATTATCCCGGAATTATAATcttgggactaatttatcccatctcttgggattattttataccatttaaaagatggtataaaataatctcgggataaggtgggatatcccacccATGGGATTATGCTTCATTTTGTACCGTGTTTGGtaggaggtataaatttatcctgggataaatttatacctcctcTCAGCTTTCTGTTAAATAATCTTGAGATATCTGACCTATACCATGCAAAATGGCCCTTCAGAATTCGTTTGGTAGATAGTCGAAATTATCCGGGATTATAGTGcaggactaatttatcccatctattgggattattttataccatctaaaagatggtataaaataatccaagtataagtgggataagaaggtataagctgggatatcccagcactaatttttgtaccatgtttggtacaaggtataaatttatcccgggataaatttataccttctaccaaatatggtataaaaattagtgctgggatatcccaagttataccttctaccaaacgaccccttagggTATAAAAGTTAGTCAACATTTTGGAAATAcatgtgtttgtgtgtgtaaACGGGTAGCTTAAATTGCGTATCAAGATGGGTTACCACGTTTAATTCATTTATTAAGCCTATTAAATGACTAGAGAGCCACGTCAGATTTTTTCTATCAAACCATtaaaattttgctttttttaagggtatttaattaagggtaaactAGTAAAAATACTTCTTACTTTCTAGGAATGAATAGTTTTTTTTAAGGGATGTACACAAactaaaaacaccacttatcATTTATCCTATGCTGATGATACTATCCTATTTTGCTCAGGGGAGAAGATTTCTTTGAAGTAGATAATGAAAAGACTGAGGAAATATGAGGCTGCTTCTGGACAGAGAGTAAATATGGACAAGAGTGGTTTCTATATTCATCATTGTTGACATtcaattttcacctcataaaccgcgtattttaattttcaaatttttcgagtCCAAGATggagtaaggatgcccttaaaaaattaaaaatcatgagaaaattgcaaaaattgacgtttatttattatttttcataaaaattaacaattacaagaaattacgagttatttacttttacaaacgtgatttgaaaagaagatatgtATCCCGCCCCGTCTAACTCGGAAAAATTATTAATCAAAAATAACGTATGAATTATGActcattttgaccgcattttttttcatattttttaatattgaaagtatatcaatattggactcgtttgaagctcgtattttaaaacgacgtgttatcatttttatttcatcaaaatattattttacgaggGGCAAATTCTTGATAATTCTATCTACCTCACTTACTATTCCAAAATCCTATATTTATTTCTCCTCTCATTTTTCTTGACTTAGGCCTCACAtgtttccctttttcttgactttctccccttatttttttttaacccgtccaactctctctcttttcaaactacttccttttttcttttttttcaactctctctcttctttttaaactcactttttttttttcttgtcaattCTCTCTCCTGATTTTCAACTCTTCTTTCCTATTTAATTTAACCTTACATCAAACACCAAACTTTTAATCTGATCAAAAGCAGTCACACACCCCATTTCTTTTTCCTATTGTACACGAGATTTCAAACCTCTTTCTCAGCCTTTTACGGAAGTTGTTTCTCCATTTTattgtaaatattttgaatcCTCCCTCTTTCCTATTTAATTCTCTTACCCCTCAGTCAAAACATCAAAAAAGTCCTGCCTCTTCACGTGAAGAGTACTATTCTTTCAGAAAACTTTTGACTTGAGAGAATACGTTGTTTCTTTCTTAgcctctctccatttttctccacGCGCGTCATCATCTCCATCTGCTTGTATGGCAGAGCTTTGTCCCTTGAACTTTGGCTAATTGTTCCTCAATTCAAACGGCTCTTTTGaccatttgaattttgaattccCTCTTGGAACGCATACTAGTTTGCATCTATAAATACCCGATTATTGCGATCAGCGAGGGTTTTTTTTAGCGGGTGTACATCCTCTTTTTGGGAAGCTTGAATTTGTGGAAAAACTCTCTCATTTAagctatttttcttgttttttcaaagaaaacttTAACATTTTGTTATCTCTCAATCTCTGTCCATTTCTATTTTGTCAAAAAGAGTAGATCGAGACCTCAAAGCTCTAGTTCACTGTACCCACAAAAGGTTAGATCTAGACCTTACTCAATTTACTTTCAGTtatttgtatgttttatatgtaaaaaatagggaaaagtgttcaaaacacacttaaactatggccaaagttgccataacacacctaaACTTTGCGGGCGTCCTATGAACCCCcccttattttttgtgtattatctaTGCTTTCAAATggacaaagtcacccaaattCATTTGGGTGTATGCCTGTTCTCCACTACGGGAAATTTGATATTTAGCGACCACTTCTTAACGAAGGGAGATAAATTCGGTCGTTATAAGTGCACTTATAgtgaccaaattttttttcagtTATTAGagctaatttttctttcaattatcgTGCCTTTTGCTTTGTGCCTTTTGTGTTGAGTTTGTGATTGTTCAAGAATTTGTGCCTTTTTGCTTTCCTTTGTGTTGAGtttaaaagatttaattattcttcaattgggtatttttttcaaaatttcaaacccaaaaaaactCCATTGTAACGACCAAATCAAACGGGTCTTTTTcgatattatataggatttgtGACATTGTCGACattgaaaacatgattaatcATAGTGGATTAAGATAGTAGAACCAGTAAACAAAAACTCCATTAGGGACGTCGAGTTTCGACTTGAAACTTTCAGATCTGGGTCTTCAAATtccggatttgatgaataaaattCTTGGTTGCTGATTATTTGAAGCTGAACTCAAGCTTAGAAGACGTCTGGAACGTGAAGAAGAACTGAACGACTCCATGACTGCCATGAACAAAGCTTGAAGCTTCGAACTCGAATTTTCGGGTTGCCGCAAATGAGCTTCATTTCGAGTGGGTGATATATCAAAAGAACCGAAACGTCGAGAGGAATTCGAATCCAAATTTAGTGATGTTTGGTTGAGATTTAAAGTGCATTAGGATCAAATTTCAGTCCGGTTCTCTATGAAGAAGATGAACGGTGAATTTGCTTTGACCAGTTACCAAAGTTTCCATAACACACACGAACTTTGCGGGGATCTAAAACCCACGgacttattttttatgtattatttacaCTTTTATATGGAATCTTACGCGCTCAAAGAGAGTAGATACAATCGCTTGTACACGTCACCATATAAgcgtacaaaatacacaaaaaataaagcGGGGGGTCATGAAACATCCGAGTTTGGTgtgtgttatggcaactttggccatagtttgagtgtgttttgaaccctttttcctaaaaaataataACTATGTCTTACTTTTGCTTCAAGCAGACTAAATTTGTTAGTAGGAACAATATTAAGTATTAGTATGTAAGAAATCATCTGGCTATTATTCGTGCAAATAGAGATTATGTTTAGGAATAATGATcctttaaaatattcataaaaAACTGTTGCTCATATTACGCTAGCTTTATGTGATTTCAGGATTTTGTTCCCATAATTAGGTATCATGATTTAATCCTCAGAATATGATAATTTGTTTTCTTCGACAGTTGATTATGTAAAATATGCTGATAACGTAGAAACCATtcgttattttattttttactcaCGAAAGCTTAAGTAGTGATTAGTTAAAAAACTGAACTTGAGTATCATGCTATAGGCCCCGAATAGTTATTATTACTTAGAAACATGTCTATGCTTTAATTCAGCTAAATATTTAATCATGTATTTCTTTGCTCTTCTAAATAGTATCCTTTCTAATTCCAATTTTCCGTTACCTCTTCATTGCATGTACACGGGTGGAGTCCTACGAGTTTCGATATGAGACTCGACATCCTTGGGTCTATTGCATATTCTCGTTACAACCCTTTTCTAGCATTCACGCACAAgatctctttattttttcttgcaCCGTATAAACAGTGGAAGAAATAGCAGAGTCTTCATTTTGGCTGTCGGGTGAAGCTTTAGCTATTTTCATTAACATTTAACCACtgtttatcctttttttttttttgctttataagttttatacgcTTTCGGTTTATCTCACTTAGGACAAAACAATAGCTTATATCAATGTCCATATTTTAATTAGATTTTAAGTAATTTTAGGCAAGAccttagctttaaaaaaatcaataatgagTTTTTTCTTTGATGGAGTGATTCTTTTCTACCAACTTTgagtcaaaaaatatttttttaaacacgTCTCATCTTTCTTCTGGTTAAAATATTCAAAGTCTAACCTTCTTCCTGGAAATGACgttttctttaacttttgctTATGTTTACTTCAAGTAGCCACATTTGAGAATCAAGTCTAATTTAAAAGCCGAATTTTTCAAATGACACCCATTTTCAACATCAAAGTTTTCAGTGACTTTCTTAGCCTTTTTAATTAACTTTAAGTCCGgccggttaaccattgttaatggatcttaaaggatgcttaataccttccctttaggtTAATTGAACCATTACCTAGaatcttttggtttcgtagatttttaaaatagagttaACTTTTAGACAATTactttaataaactttaggtgtcctaattcaccataataattaggtggcgactccttaactttaattaacctcgGAATTACCGGAATGTTGTAAACCATTTTGactccggttaaaatggggtataacaatcaTAAGGTAGATCTGCACATAGAGAGAAGAATTCACAAGATCACTAATATGAGAAAAGGATCATTTCCTTTCATTTACCTTGAGGTCTGTTTTCTATGGGAGAAGGAAGAGTATATACTATGCTGATTTAATGAAGAAAGTGATGAACAGAATTATGTCATGGCAGAATAGGTTGTTAACTTTTGGCGGGAGCTATATTCTGATTGCCCATGTATTATAGACTATGCCAATCTATTTGCTATCTGCCATGAATCCATTGAAAGACATCAATCAATTACACAAGCTTTTTGCAAAGTTTTTTTGGAATAATGCCACAGGAAGCAGAAATAAACATTGGGTGGCATGGGATAAGTTGTGTTTGCCAAAGGAAGAAGGGGGCATTGGTTTTAGATCTCTACATGACATCTCAAATGCTTTATTTGCTAATTTATGGTGGAGTTTTAGAACTTCAAATAGCCTATGGAGTGTATATATGTGGAACAAATATTGTAAAAAGCTATATCCAGTAATAGCACAAGCCAGGGGCGGATCAAATGCATGGAAGAAGATGGTATTGATAAGAGAGCAAGTTGAGCACAATATCTGGTGGCAAATGAAGAATGGAAGTTCAAGTTTCTGGTTTGAGAATTGTACAAAACTTGGTGCACTTTACTATGTGATTACAGGATCTAACTTTGATGAAGAGGTGGAAGTCAAGGAGTATGTAGCAGGAGATAGGTGGAATTTAGAGAGATTATCTGAAGTTTTACCAAAAGAAGTTGTTAATCATATCCAACAACATATCAAGGTGCCTTTAGAATTAGAGGGGGATGAC
It includes:
- the LOC132029886 gene encoding tyramine N-feruloyltransferase 4/11-like, with amino-acid sequence MAAAPQQPTLSEIITTDSSSENNVTIKEKIYTRLRLATKADLHHIYQLFYQNHAYHNDTHLFKATESSFGNLLFKENPLPLYYGPTILLLEVSPTPFTESKHTTDQGFKPVLTKFDLKFPVVEGEAEEFRSKYDDGNDKHDVFIAGYAFFYANYSCFYDKPGFHFEDLYFRESYRKLGMGRLLFGTVVSIAANNGFVSVEGIVAVWNKKSYDFYIDMGVEIFDEFRYGRLYGEALQKYADKEKSDGGGY